The following coding sequences lie in one Chloroflexota bacterium genomic window:
- the plsX gene encoding phosphate acyltransferase PlsX, translated as MRIALDAMGGDHAPEAAVAGAVQAARAYDLEVILVGDERRLQEELRKHDTSGLRLPIVHASQVIGMEEHTVAVKQKRDASMVVAMRLVKEGQADAFASAGNSGAVMAAALFGLGRIPGVIRPALVTIYPAPPRRYILLDIGANADCKPEYLLQFAVMGATYAEKIHGIPQPRVGIVSNGEEPDKGSMLVRETYPLLKASGLNFVGNIEGKDIHRNLADVIVTDGFTGNVIIKLTEGIISFLGRMLVQQVTGTWRDRIGLLLMVPGLVLTLPGVLLMTPTLRRTRRQLDWREIGGAPLLGVNGVVVIGHGRSDAYAVRHMLRQAMAAVEQKLVPAIEEGIQRVAQIPATRKRD; from the coding sequence ATGAGAATCGCATTGGACGCCATGGGGGGGGACCACGCCCCGGAGGCCGCCGTAGCCGGCGCCGTACAGGCCGCCCGCGCGTACGATCTGGAGGTGATCCTGGTCGGCGATGAACGCCGCCTCCAGGAGGAACTCCGCAAGCACGACACCAGCGGCCTCCGCCTGCCCATTGTGCACGCCTCTCAGGTCATCGGCATGGAGGAACACACGGTAGCCGTCAAACAGAAACGGGACGCGTCCATGGTGGTCGCCATGCGCCTGGTGAAGGAGGGGCAAGCCGACGCCTTCGCCTCCGCGGGCAATTCAGGAGCGGTGATGGCGGCGGCCCTCTTCGGGCTAGGCCGTATCCCTGGCGTGATCCGCCCCGCCCTGGTCACCATTTACCCCGCGCCGCCCCGACGCTATATCCTCCTGGATATCGGCGCCAACGCCGACTGCAAGCCGGAGTACCTGCTTCAGTTCGCCGTCATGGGGGCGACCTACGCGGAGAAGATCCACGGGATCCCCCAACCCCGGGTTGGGATCGTATCCAACGGCGAGGAGCCGGACAAGGGCTCCATGCTGGTACGGGAGACGTATCCCCTCCTGAAGGCCAGCGGGTTGAACTTCGTGGGCAACATCGAGGGGAAGGATATCCATCGCAATCTCGCCGACGTGATCGTCACCGATGGGTTCACCGGCAACGTCATCATCAAGCTGACGGAGGGGATCATCAGCTTCCTCGGACGCATGCTCGTCCAACAGGTCACGGGCACGTGGCGTGACCGGATCGGTCTTCTCCTGATGGTGCCCGGTCTGGTGCTCACGTTGCCGGGCGTGCTGCTCATGACCCCCACGCTGCGACGTACACGCCGCCAGCTCGACTGGCGAGAGATCGGAGGTGCACCGCTTCTCGGCGTCAACGGCGTCGTCGTCATCGGCCATGGGCGCTCCGACGCCTACGCCGTCCGACATATGCTGCGACAGGCCATGGCCGCGGTGGAACAGAAACTGGTCCCGGCCATTGAAGAGGGAATCCAACGAGTCGCCCAGATACCAGCCACAAGGAAGAGGGATTGA
- the fabF gene encoding beta-ketoacyl-ACP synthase II has translation MSPSRPRVVVTGMGAITPVGLSAPESWEAFVAGRSGVGPVTQFDATPYPTRFGAEVKGFDPTSHIPRAEARRMARCSQFSVVAAGEALADAGLDTLPDGGFRTGVIIGTGLGGFEFYEKLLRRQPNSPMRVRPLTATGGLPNMPAFHISQFYGARGPNNTVVTACAAGTQAIGEGMEWIRQGAADIVIAGGVEALICETFYAGFSAMRAISTRNDDPQRASRPFDAKRDGFVIGEGCGILILERLDHALARGARIYAELVGHAASADAYHVAQPDPDGTGAIHAMKWALADAHLPPEAIDYINAHGTSTPLNDAIETRAIRHVFGAHADRLAVSSTKSMIGHCFGGAGAIEAIATVYAVQQDLIHPTINYEFPDPECDLDYVPNEARRTRVRAALSNSFGLGGQNACVVVAKWEP, from the coding sequence ATGTCCCCGTCGCGGCCGCGGGTCGTCGTCACCGGCATGGGGGCCATCACCCCTGTCGGCCTGAGCGCGCCGGAGAGCTGGGAGGCGTTCGTGGCCGGCCGCTCCGGCGTCGGGCCCGTCACCCAATTCGACGCCACTCCCTATCCCACCCGCTTCGGGGCGGAGGTGAAGGGGTTCGATCCCACCTCGCACATCCCGCGAGCGGAAGCCCGACGCATGGCGCGCTGCTCCCAATTCAGCGTCGTCGCCGCCGGGGAGGCCCTGGCCGACGCCGGGCTGGACACGCTCCCCGACGGGGGATTCCGGACCGGGGTGATCATCGGCACGGGGCTGGGCGGGTTCGAATTCTACGAGAAACTCCTGCGCAGACAACCCAATAGCCCCATGCGCGTGCGGCCTCTGACGGCCACGGGCGGGCTGCCCAACATGCCGGCCTTCCACATCAGCCAGTTCTACGGGGCGCGCGGCCCCAACAACACCGTCGTCACCGCCTGCGCCGCCGGCACCCAGGCCATCGGCGAGGGGATGGAGTGGATCCGCCAGGGGGCCGCTGATATCGTGATCGCCGGCGGCGTGGAGGCTTTGATCTGCGAGACCTTCTACGCCGGGTTCTCCGCCATGCGGGCCATATCCACCCGCAACGACGACCCGCAGCGGGCAAGCCGTCCCTTTGACGCCAAGCGGGATGGGTTCGTCATCGGCGAGGGATGCGGCATCCTGATCCTGGAGCGGCTGGATCACGCGCTGGCTCGCGGCGCCCGCATCTACGCCGAGCTGGTCGGGCACGCCGCCTCCGCCGACGCGTATCACGTCGCCCAGCCCGACCCGGACGGCACCGGGGCGATCCACGCGATGAAGTGGGCGCTGGCCGACGCCCACCTGCCACCGGAGGCGATCGACTACATCAACGCGCACGGCACGTCCACTCCCCTGAACGACGCCATCGAAACCCGGGCCATCCGGCACGTCTTCGGCGCCCACGCGGACCGGCTGGCGGTCAGCTCCACCAAGTCCATGATCGGCCACTGCTTTGGAGGCGCGGGAGCCATCGAGGCCATCGCCACGGTGTACGCGGTGCAGCAGGACCTGATCCATCCCACCATCAACTACGAGTTCCCCGATCCGGAGTGCGACCTGGACTACGTGCCCAACGAGGCGCGCCGCACCCGGGTGCGGGCGGCCCTCTCCAACTCCTTCGGCCTGGGCGGGCAAAACGCGTGCGTGGTGGTCGCCAAGTGGGAGCCGTAA